A part of Phoenix dactylifera cultivar Barhee BC4 chromosome 2, palm_55x_up_171113_PBpolish2nd_filt_p, whole genome shotgun sequence genomic DNA contains:
- the LOC103699691 gene encoding barley B recombinant-like protein D isoform X2 codes for MDDGGQRENVRHKTDQYKQVHAQWMMPQHQLKENHTKKIMAIMAERDNAIQERNIALAEKKAALAERDMAILQRDAAIAERNNAIMERDNAIAALQYARENGLNGNGASACPPGCTAPRGTKHIHHHQQQHLQHIHPSPPQLSDAPYNHTREMHITEAFPISTASESIAKGRKAKRPRKETKAQNSPSKKSSKSPRKSRKGGGEDLNRQVTIAKPASEWRNEIRGGDDLNKQVALTKHQEWKGQDLGLNQVTFDEATMPTPVCSCTGKYQPCYKWGNGGWQSACCTTTLSMYPLPVMPNKRHARVGGRKMSGGAFRKLLSRLAAEGHDLSQPVDLKDNWAKHGTNRYITIK; via the exons ATGGATGACGGTGGGCAGAGGGAGAACGTGAGGCACAAGACAGATCAATATAAACAAGTGCACGCACAG TGGATGATGCCTCAACATCAGCTAAAGGAGAACCATACTAAAAAGATCATGGCCATCATGGCTGAGCGTGACAATGCTATTCAAGAACGCAATATAGCCCTTGCTGAGAAGAAAGCTGCTTTAGCTGAACGAGACATGGCAATCCTCCAACGTGATGCTGCAATTGCCGAGCGGAATAATGCCATCATGGAACGAGACAATGCTATTGCAGCTCTTCAGTATGCTCGTGAGAATGGCTTGAATGGTAACGGAGCATCCGCATGCCCTCCTGGGTGCACAGCTCCTCGTGGGACGAAACACATTCACCACCACCAGCAGCAACACCTTCAGCATATTCACCCCTCACCACCACAACTATCAGATGCTCCCTACAACCACACAAGAGAGATGCATATAACTGAGGCATTTCCCATCTCAACAGCTTCCGAGAGCATTGCAAAGGGCCGTAAGGCTAAACGGCCAAGGAAAGAGACCAAAGCCCAGAATTCTCCATCCAAAAAGTCTTCAAAGTCCCCGCGAAAGAGTAGAAAGGGTGGAGGTGAAGACTTGAACAGGCAAGTCACTATTGCTAAGCCAGCCAGCGAGTGGAGGAATGAAAtcagaggtggggatgatctgAACAAGCAGGTAGCTCTGACAAAGCATCAAGAGTGGAAGGGTCAGGATCTGGGTCTGAACCAGGTCACCTTTGACGAAGCAACAATGCCTACGCCTGTCTGCTCATGCACAGGAAAATACCAGCCGTGTTACAAGTGGGGGAACGGAGGGTGGCAGTCGGCTTGCTGCACCACCACACTATCCATGTACCCGCTGCCGGTAATGCCCAACAAGCGGCATGCCCGTGTGGGAGGGCGCAAGATGAGCGGCGGTGCATTCAGAAAGCTGCTCAGCCGGCTGGCAGCAGAGGGCCACGATCTCTCGCAGCCAGTGGACCTCAAGGACAATTGGGCTAAGCATGGAACTAATCGCTATATCACAATCAAGTGA
- the LOC103699691 gene encoding barley B recombinant-like protein D isoform X1, with translation MWELNDLLGDGPDCCYWYLYRSADMDDGGQRENVRHKTDQYKQVHAQWMMPQHQLKENHTKKIMAIMAERDNAIQERNIALAEKKAALAERDMAILQRDAAIAERNNAIMERDNAIAALQYARENGLNGNGASACPPGCTAPRGTKHIHHHQQQHLQHIHPSPPQLSDAPYNHTREMHITEAFPISTASESIAKGRKAKRPRKETKAQNSPSKKSSKSPRKSRKGGGEDLNRQVTIAKPASEWRNEIRGGDDLNKQVALTKHQEWKGQDLGLNQVTFDEATMPTPVCSCTGKYQPCYKWGNGGWQSACCTTTLSMYPLPVMPNKRHARVGGRKMSGGAFRKLLSRLAAEGHDLSQPVDLKDNWAKHGTNRYITIK, from the exons ATATGGATGACGGTGGGCAGAGGGAGAACGTGAGGCACAAGACAGATCAATATAAACAAGTGCACGCACAG TGGATGATGCCTCAACATCAGCTAAAGGAGAACCATACTAAAAAGATCATGGCCATCATGGCTGAGCGTGACAATGCTATTCAAGAACGCAATATAGCCCTTGCTGAGAAGAAAGCTGCTTTAGCTGAACGAGACATGGCAATCCTCCAACGTGATGCTGCAATTGCCGAGCGGAATAATGCCATCATGGAACGAGACAATGCTATTGCAGCTCTTCAGTATGCTCGTGAGAATGGCTTGAATGGTAACGGAGCATCCGCATGCCCTCCTGGGTGCACAGCTCCTCGTGGGACGAAACACATTCACCACCACCAGCAGCAACACCTTCAGCATATTCACCCCTCACCACCACAACTATCAGATGCTCCCTACAACCACACAAGAGAGATGCATATAACTGAGGCATTTCCCATCTCAACAGCTTCCGAGAGCATTGCAAAGGGCCGTAAGGCTAAACGGCCAAGGAAAGAGACCAAAGCCCAGAATTCTCCATCCAAAAAGTCTTCAAAGTCCCCGCGAAAGAGTAGAAAGGGTGGAGGTGAAGACTTGAACAGGCAAGTCACTATTGCTAAGCCAGCCAGCGAGTGGAGGAATGAAAtcagaggtggggatgatctgAACAAGCAGGTAGCTCTGACAAAGCATCAAGAGTGGAAGGGTCAGGATCTGGGTCTGAACCAGGTCACCTTTGACGAAGCAACAATGCCTACGCCTGTCTGCTCATGCACAGGAAAATACCAGCCGTGTTACAAGTGGGGGAACGGAGGGTGGCAGTCGGCTTGCTGCACCACCACACTATCCATGTACCCGCTGCCGGTAATGCCCAACAAGCGGCATGCCCGTGTGGGAGGGCGCAAGATGAGCGGCGGTGCATTCAGAAAGCTGCTCAGCCGGCTGGCAGCAGAGGGCCACGATCTCTCGCAGCCAGTGGACCTCAAGGACAATTGGGCTAAGCATGGAACTAATCGCTATATCACAATCAAGTGA